The Acropora muricata isolate sample 2 chromosome 4, ASM3666990v1, whole genome shotgun sequence genome contains the following window.
CTTTTGGCGTCGTGTGCTTACGTCCTACACAGGACTGGCAAAATTTGGTCATTTAATGTGATTGTTTAATAGGGTACATTTaacaaatatgtcaaaatgaaaagCGCACGTGCAAATCAtgcaaagatttttttttttgtcattaaacatgcaaatttctGAAGTGCTTGTTGTCGTCGCCGTCGTTTGCGTAAGGGCCTTAGGACATAGGAAAACATAACTTGGAAATAAACGTTTGTgcagttgtgactattttacaattatccCCTCTTTTTCGCACTACGCTATAACTGGACTGTTGTCATGAAaaccgcaaatgtggtaatttcacgttgttgttctgcagataataatatacattcaaaaatttttgcattttgattggcagccggagagcatgtcaattaatcccaaacagtgcaaaaacttgaaaatttttgagtgcagaaagacgaaattagtgcaaaaagttgaaattaaaaatgattgacaggtacctTGATAAAcagtgacaaaaaaacaaaacaaaatgacgGACAGGTTTCCTGAGAGCAACAACATCTTAATTCAAAGTTTAAAGAataatgccaaaaacaaaaacacgcaacaaaataGACACAACTGGATAAATGTTTGGACTAATCGGATTCTTGTAGGCGGAGCGTGTTAACCCCgtaaggcaaaataaaaacaaactctCAGCTGTTTGTCTGAAATTTTTGTACGGTATATTATTAAcgagtaatcacatgatttttctcgtgcaatttggaataaataagcgcttataaaattttcaaacaccccaaattgcactcgccctacgggctcgtgcaattttttaggctttgaaaaattttctcgtgcttatttattccaaattgcacgggaaaaatcatgtgattacctatactaacgACACGGAATTGTTCTATAGTGGGTGCGGCACGTGAAGCACGCTTATTTTACCTCATTCGACCAAACAAATTCGTAAATCGTAGCGTTAGTTCCTTTATATCTGAAATAAACTGTTGATTATTGGAAGTGTAATAACAATGTTTCCACAAATATTTCTATAGCCCACTTGCAGGCTAATATTTCTAATGAAATTTTGGCCTCTCTTGATATTATTACCCGCAATGAAATGGTTCTCCTTTCTTAAGAGCAAGTTGTGATGAAAGCTCTAGTCTCATTAAACTTGTATTACCGCATTCACTGTCACGATCCTTTGTTTGGCAACGAGGTGATTGATTTGTTGCCTCACATAAGCTATCAACCTTGTTAGGATGCCGAATTCGTCCGCATACTCTTTCCCTAATGTCTTTGGTCTCATACGTCAGTCGTTCTAATTTCATTGTCAGGAACAGTGATCCCGTCAATGAGTAAGTAGGTTTTATTTCTCTCTTTATCGTGATAAGTCGAGAAATGTCCTGGAAGTGAAGAAGAATCTTCGAATGGGGACATCTTGTCTGCATTTCTCTCGCCAAAAAACTCAAGCGTTTCAAAAAGCGATACGTTTCGCTCTTTCGGCGTGAGGCAAGGTTCGTGAGCCGACAAACCTTTGGAAAAATCATTATGTTGATCAACGTCATCACAACTCGTTTTTACCCCATTATTATTGGGAGCCGTTTGTAACTGATGACAGTCGTATGATGGCGGAGGCGTCGAGAGACAGATTTGATCAGATTTTAGAGAGCGTTGTTCATCATCGGGCGTCTCGATGCCTTTCTCCACGCTACCGTCTTCGCTGATCGATTCATGGTGTACTTTGCCATTCATCTTCGTCTTGTCTGGATTCAAGAGAGGTTTATGGTGAGAAGACAGAACTCCATTTGGCGCCTTttcagtttcttgcttagtacTTTTCCCGCTCTGGCTTCTTCTCAACGAACCGTTGTAAGTGTCTCGACGTCCCCGTAGAGACATGGAGGATTCTATCTCTGGAGAGTACAAATAGCCTTTGCCGCAAATTCTTCTTATGAGGTTTCTGAAAGCCAATTTGAAGGTGGGATTAAGGAAGGCGTAGATGATCGGATTCAAACAGCTGTTTAGGTAATGCAACCATACCACGGCTGCTCTTATGGCCGGGATGCGATCAATGTCCTCTTTGCATACTTCGCAGTAATGATACGTGAGAGATGTCAGAAAAAAGGGGAGCCAACATATTACAAATGCTCCTGTCACAACACTCAAACTCCTGGCCGTTTTGAATTCATTTGATAGTCGTCTTCCGTGTCGTTTAGCTCGACGCGATCTTCTCGCCACCACAGAGAGAATCCCTCcataacaaaataatattatcaaAAGCGGAAAGACGAAGCCAGATAAGAAGATCACCAAGTATTTCCAATCCTGTTCGATCAAAAAGAGACAGGACGTTAGGACAGCGTGAATCCATGTGGCCAGTATGATATATTTACAAGTCGCCGTTGTCATCCTTGTGTgatgtaccagaggatgtttaATTGCAAAGTAGCGATCGATGGAGATGAACATTAAGTTGGAGATCGACGAAATCGCACAAACGATGTCTATCATGGTCCACAACAAAGCAAACATGACGACGTCGATTTCTCGCGGGTACATCCATGTGGTTATTTCCCCCGCTAACCAAATCGGCTCTGTGATGATCGCCACCATAATGTCACTCACAGCTAAGCTTAGAATGAACCAGTTTGTGACGCTGTTCCGGATACGTTTGAAAGTGTAAAAAGCTGCTATGACAAGACCATTTCCAAGCAGAGTTAAAATGATCAGTACAAGAATTGCTATTGAAGATATCACTTTGTGCGATAACGCGTGCTGAGGAGGGTACCCATCGGCTTGAACTCGAGCTTCTTGACTGCTGGTGATGTTTGAGCTGCCGTTGACGAAAACCATAATGAAGATGAACGAGTTGGGTATCCGCGCAGGGATCTGACTTCTGAAAGGATTAGATACAAGCAGCGttataaataattttcattttcaaatctgGGGCCTGTTtgtcaaaagtcccgaaacttttcgggtgacctAATTCTCTTTGCATCtccaaaacgaaggcgtctcgaggcacgcaattttgcagttattttaatttttattccctttaaaacatatcaaaagaccagctttacagaataagtgggtcgtagttttacgaatggcttttcaggccgaaacgttttcaataatttcgagaaacgggcccctgaactAGAGATACATCGAAGATTCTTCAGTAATGCGGTATGAGCAGTCCTCGTCCAACAGTGGCCGAAAAACCGATTGCTGTATAACCTAAATGAAAGATGGCTGTCGTCGAGATGCACCGTCAATCAtggtgaaaaaaatttatcaagCTGAATGACTAATTACAAGGGGAGCTCACCACACTGACAAGCGATTGATGTCTTGTAGCCAGGTATCTCAAAGTCGTGACTGTTTGTCAGAAAGATGTCCAAAATAACTGTGTGCAAATCCACGTGTGAAATGCAATAAGCTCGACACAGGTCAGTAGGAATTCAGATCTTGTCGGCGCTATATTTACCAATTTAACACCACTGTCATTTGAAGCACATcgttgacagtgaaaaacacgACTGAACACTAGGTGCCCTTACAATGACCAATTTGACTTAAACTTCCGTTTAATTCTCTTGCTGCTTGATGGCAAGACCCCTTGTCCTCATTAGAACTCAGTAGGGGTGAACGCCCACTTTTTCCGATCTTTTAGTCTCCATCGACTAGGTACAACAGGCACACAGCGGGTGGAATATTTGGCTAATGGATATATCTGCTacgaacaacaacagaactaTTTGGGCTTGGACACTGACTCAGCGGAATCGAAAGTCTGCAATTGAAAATTCTCGATCTCTCTCATTTAGCTTTGACCTGAAGTCAGTTTACGGTATTCTGTAAATGGAGAAAGTGGTTCCCGCCAACCTAACGATCAAAACGCTTCTGATTGGTTTGCAACCATGCAAGTAAATCGCAAAAGGGAAATCATTCATGCCTGGGTTGAATGCAAATTGGCCATGAGTTTGCATTCAACAAGAGCAgtgataaaaataattgttatcGCAATCTATTAGATGCAATCTAATGCAATTGGAAATATATagtaaaaaattgcaaatttgcaAAAATTCCATAAAGAATTTCAGAAGGCAGCCTGGTATTTGAAACCTCGTTAATATCCCACCACAAATGTCAATCTTTACAAAGAGAATTTTagtgcaaatgtttttttttaacttttacactgattttgtttttaaaccaaTACACAGTGCAACCAGCCTTTCGACCACCTCGGTAATACTGTCATGTTATTACggtcaattttattttgtcccGAAAAAACGGCCGCACATTTTCTTTAAGACCCCATTAATGCGCGTTAATACGGCCAGCGGCCACATTTTAAAATCCCAAATGGTAGAATCCTTTATAATTTCACCCCTTTAATACGGCCACTCACGCTAAATGTAGAAAACCAAAGCGCCAGTGACATGTTAACTTAATCGTAGTCGATTAATAAACAGCCGATTTACTTTACAACACTGTTAAAATGGATAgaacaaatgttttcattcttgatACTAACATCCACTTGGGAAAGTACAATACTGTACACTTTTCAAGCGATTGTTTATTAAAGAGATtatcaaaaggaaaaaagactGCAGATGGTCATGGAGTGCTAATGCGATTTATATGTCATTACCGCCCTTTAGTTGTGGATTTTGACCCTACCCTGTCAACAAGACCACCTCGTTAATACGGCCAATTGTTTTGACTTATTGGTGACCGTATTAGCGGAGTTCTTCTGTATTAGCAGACGATCATACGGGACGGGACGAGGTCGTGTGATAATCTGGTCTATTTCAGTCTGTTCtgaagagaaaaaacaaaacaaaacaaggggCCAAATGATATCCTCTTCAAATTCGATCCGCTGTTCAACAGTCATCATTTCCTTTCACACAGATTTTAAAAAACCAAATGATGATGTGGGAAAAACGCAAACGATATTGCCAGTTTGCGGCCGATACGACTAAAttaaatatgtttaaaaaacTCAAACAAGTGCCTTTCAAGATTAACCACTGCGGCATTTGATTTAGCAGAAATTAAACTGCTTAGCTTTCAATACGTTCACTTTTAACATTTTATCAGTCTGACCTCTGCCCTAGGATTGATCGAATGTCCTTTACCTACATCAATTTTGTGGCCTCTACTCATCTTTCTAGATAACGATTAGAGCATCATACACACAGAGTTTGACTAATAGTCGTGTACACACATAGACAAAACAACGAATCACCCactgatataaaaaaaaagaagactggATCCAGCAACCTATTGTTCTCGCTCCCACAAATTTGAAGCAAGCGGAGCCATCTTGTTGAGACTACTTTCGCAGTAAAGCTTACTATATGCCATgggtaaaatgatgtttaaagaaaaatgtaccTTTTCCACTATTTAGCGGAACAACAAGTTGTTCGCGGGTAGCATCCgaatgattttcttctcaatgctaaCATGTACGATAGAGTCTcaaggtggtcccaacaagatggctgccAATTGTTAATAAAAGGGGAATAATCATTTATGATGAAACTGACTATCTCGGCCCGAAATATTTACGGGGCTCCCAGGGCTTTTATGCactttaattttcttctttgttcgCTTGTTGAACTGTGGTATTCAAAGTGTTCTTACTCAGTCTAGAGGCTCTTTGAAGTTCGTCTTCTGACAGAGTCTTCAATTAAGAAAATTATTGTATGGGCTGActaattttgtgtttttttcgggggggggggtgaaagTGGAGTCTGGGTAGGGGGGCGACCGGAGTACCAGAGCAAAACCCTCGGGGTAGATGGAGATCGACTGCAACTCAGAGTACCTAAAATCGTTTTTGCCCAAAAGCCTGACCCCCGATGTCTACCATTCATGATATTTCCAAACGTCGGTGTATCAACTGGTGGGAACCGACGCTTTCCCTTCAGGCATGTTGTCCCTACTACGACACGTCATATATCCAGGCGAACAGCCCTAAACAGGTTTCTCATGTGTTCAAGTAAATTGTGTTAGCGTTTCGGAAATGTTAATGGCAAGGTTGATCCTTTAAGAAAAATGAAAGGCACTTTCATAAATATCTCATTTCCACGGTCTGCGAAATCGGGCCCTGTAATTACCTGTGCGCGCTTTAGACGATAGATCATTCgctttttgtgaaagaaagggcTAATCACTCATAAAAGCTTATCAGTTTAGCTAAGAGGCGGTACATTGGCCTTCGTTGCTCTTGGCATCGATCGAGTTCATGATAACAGACAGTAACAATTAATGTTTTCGCGCATCGCATTGCCTTTTCCCAAAACTAAACTTTTCCGACTTTTCACTTGCGTGTCTGCGTGCACTATATGATCCAACACAGATTTTAAGTTCTGATTCCTCTCAATAAGTCGCTGAGTCTCAACAATAACAAGAGTAACTATTCAATTTAATTGCACGGTTGCTTCATTATGGAATATTTTTTCGGCTGTTTTTGATTTTTAGCTGTCACTGATTAATAGCCCTCGCAGCATGCTAGTATAACTTCAAAAATAGAca
Protein-coding sequences here:
- the LOC136912887 gene encoding D(1) dopamine receptor-like is translated as MVFVNGSSNITSSQEARVQADGYPPQHALSHKVISSIAILVLIILTLLGNGLVIAAFYTFKRIRNSVTNWFILSLAVSDIMVAIITEPIWLAGEITTWMYPREIDVVMFALLWTMIDIVCAISSISNLMFISIDRYFAIKHPLVHHTRMTTATCKYIILATWIHAVLTSCLFLIEQDWKYLVIFLSGFVFPLLIILFCYGGILSVVARRSRRAKRHGRRLSNEFKTARSLSVVTGAFVICWLPFFLTSLTYHYCEVCKEDIDRIPAIRAAVVWLHYLNSCLNPIIYAFLNPTFKLAFRNLIRRICGKGYLYSPEIESSMSLRGRRDTYNGSLRRSQSGKSTKQETEKAPNGVLSSHHKPLLNPDKTKMNGKVHHESISEDGSVEKGIETPDDEQRSLKSDQICLSTPPPSYDCHQLQTAPNNNGVKTSCDDVDQHNDFSKGLSAHEPCLTPKERNVSLFETLEFFGERNADKMSPFEDSSSLPGHFSTYHDKERNKTYLLIDGITVPDNEIRTTDV